From the genome of Leguminivora glycinivorella isolate SPB_JAAS2020 chromosome Z, LegGlyc_1.1, whole genome shotgun sequence, one region includes:
- the LOC125241905 gene encoding uncharacterized protein LOC125241905 isoform X1: MSTSKLKAAMPSNQWQQFATPTPRSVRDSVTALTAADLRLAEVHILRQSQLNTFPEEMASLDSHPAQLLPRTSRLSKLSVTMGDDGLMRLSGRIGAASCVRDEMKNPIVLDGKDPAVRLLVEHHHRKAAHGNTETVVNEMRQDYHLLSLRSTVRNIAYNCLFCRIRRAKQFQPVTGDLPEARLGHHKRPFSFTGLDYFGPVQVSVGRRREKRYVALYTCLVVRAVHLEVVDSLSTDSAIMSLRRFIARRGTPSELWSDNGTAFVGASRELRRLYDDATPQFAATQKINWRFIPPSAPFMGGSWERLVKSVKAALKVTLTERAPTDEVLRTLLAEAEALVNSRPLTHVSVDPQSEESLTPMHFLLGSSSGRPIPTTSTETDLLSRSSWRKAVRLSEYFWRRWLKEYLPTLTPRRGRGEVPQMAVGDLVLIADGNTPRGSWPRGRVTAVFPGPDGVIRVADVHTAGGTLRRPLRKLVKLPL; encoded by the exons ATGTCGACTTCGAAATTAAAGGCCGCCATG CCGTCCAACCAATGGCAACAGTTTGCCACCCCCACCCCGCGCTCTGTGCGCGACTCTGTCACGGCACTGACCGCCGCAGACCTACGTCTTGCAGAGGTTCACATTCTACGCCAGTCGCAGTTGAACACATTTCCTGAGGAGATGGCCAGCCTAGATAGCCATCCCGCCCAGCTCTTGCCACGCACCAGCCGTTTATCGAAGCTTTCGGTGACAATGGGAGACGACGGACTTATGCGTTTGTCCGGCCGTATAGGAGCAGCGTCGTGCGTCCGTGACGAAATGAAAAACCCCATTGTGCTAGATGGCAAAGATCCAGCTGTGCGCCTGCTTGTCGAGCATCATCATCGCAAGGCTGCCCACGGGAACACAGAGACCGTAGTTAACGAGATGCGACAAGATTATCACCTTCTGTCCTTGAGAAGTACCGTCCGCAACATTGCCTACAACTGTCTATTTTGCCGAATACGCCGGGCTAAGCAGTTTCAACCCGTGACGGGAGATCTTCCAGAAGCTCGCCTTGGGCATCACAAACGGCCATTCTCATTTACAGGGCTGGATTACTTCGGCCCAGTACAAGTCTCCGTTGGTCGAAGGCGTGAAAAAAGATACGTCGCCCTTTACACCTGCCTCGTAGTTCGTGCGGTCCACCTGGAAGTGGTGGACAGTTTGTCAACTGACTCTGCTATTATGAGCCTCCGCCGATTCATCGCTCGAAGAGGTACCCCATCAGAGCTGTGGTCAGATAATGGGACTGCATTCGTCGGCGCTAGCCGTGAACTTCGACGTTTATATGACGATGCTACGCCACAGTTCGCTGCTACGCAGAAGATCAACTGGAGATTCATCCCGCCGTCGGCACCTTTCATGGGTGGAAGCTGGGAAAGGCTGGTGAAGAGCGTGAAGGCAGCACTCAAGGTTACCCTGACCGAACGAGCTCCAACGGATGAGGTGCTGAGAACCCTGCTGGCTGAGGCGGAGGCCCTGGTAAATTCTCGGCCGCTCACTCACGTTTCCGTGGACCCTCAAAGCGAAGAGTCCCTGACGCCCATGCACTTCCTGCTGGGTTCTTCATCGGGACGTCCAATACCAACGACATCAACTGAAACGGATTTACTGTCGCGATCTAGCTGGCGTAAGGCCGTCAGATTATCGGAGTATTTTTGGCGCCGTTGGCTAAAGGAATACCTTCCGACCTTAACACCCAGACGTGGTCGAGGTGAAGTTCCACAGATGGCAGTTGGTGACCTGGTGCTCATTGCGGACGGCAATACTCCCAGAGGTTCCTGGCCCCGTGGGCGCGTAACAGCAGTCTTCCCTGGTCCTGACGGGGTCATTAGAGTTGCGGATGTACACACTGCGGGAGGCACTTTGCGGCGGCCCCTGCGGAAGCTGGTGAAGCTCCCTCTTTAA
- the LOC125241905 gene encoding uncharacterized protein LOC125241905 isoform X2, translated as MASLDSHPAQLLPRTSRLSKLSVTMGDDGLMRLSGRIGAASCVRDEMKNPIVLDGKDPAVRLLVEHHHRKAAHGNTETVVNEMRQDYHLLSLRSTVRNIAYNCLFCRIRRAKQFQPVTGDLPEARLGHHKRPFSFTGLDYFGPVQVSVGRRREKRYVALYTCLVVRAVHLEVVDSLSTDSAIMSLRRFIARRGTPSELWSDNGTAFVGASRELRRLYDDATPQFAATQKINWRFIPPSAPFMGGSWERLVKSVKAALKVTLTERAPTDEVLRTLLAEAEALVNSRPLTHVSVDPQSEESLTPMHFLLGSSSGRPIPTTSTETDLLSRSSWRKAVRLSEYFWRRWLKEYLPTLTPRRGRGEVPQMAVGDLVLIADGNTPRGSWPRGRVTAVFPGPDGVIRVADVHTAGGTLRRPLRKLVKLPL; from the coding sequence ATGGCCAGCCTAGATAGCCATCCCGCCCAGCTCTTGCCACGCACCAGCCGTTTATCGAAGCTTTCGGTGACAATGGGAGACGACGGACTTATGCGTTTGTCCGGCCGTATAGGAGCAGCGTCGTGCGTCCGTGACGAAATGAAAAACCCCATTGTGCTAGATGGCAAAGATCCAGCTGTGCGCCTGCTTGTCGAGCATCATCATCGCAAGGCTGCCCACGGGAACACAGAGACCGTAGTTAACGAGATGCGACAAGATTATCACCTTCTGTCCTTGAGAAGTACCGTCCGCAACATTGCCTACAACTGTCTATTTTGCCGAATACGCCGGGCTAAGCAGTTTCAACCCGTGACGGGAGATCTTCCAGAAGCTCGCCTTGGGCATCACAAACGGCCATTCTCATTTACAGGGCTGGATTACTTCGGCCCAGTACAAGTCTCCGTTGGTCGAAGGCGTGAAAAAAGATACGTCGCCCTTTACACCTGCCTCGTAGTTCGTGCGGTCCACCTGGAAGTGGTGGACAGTTTGTCAACTGACTCTGCTATTATGAGCCTCCGCCGATTCATCGCTCGAAGAGGTACCCCATCAGAGCTGTGGTCAGATAATGGGACTGCATTCGTCGGCGCTAGCCGTGAACTTCGACGTTTATATGACGATGCTACGCCACAGTTCGCTGCTACGCAGAAGATCAACTGGAGATTCATCCCGCCGTCGGCACCTTTCATGGGTGGAAGCTGGGAAAGGCTGGTGAAGAGCGTGAAGGCAGCACTCAAGGTTACCCTGACCGAACGAGCTCCAACGGATGAGGTGCTGAGAACCCTGCTGGCTGAGGCGGAGGCCCTGGTAAATTCTCGGCCGCTCACTCACGTTTCCGTGGACCCTCAAAGCGAAGAGTCCCTGACGCCCATGCACTTCCTGCTGGGTTCTTCATCGGGACGTCCAATACCAACGACATCAACTGAAACGGATTTACTGTCGCGATCTAGCTGGCGTAAGGCCGTCAGATTATCGGAGTATTTTTGGCGCCGTTGGCTAAAGGAATACCTTCCGACCTTAACACCCAGACGTGGTCGAGGTGAAGTTCCACAGATGGCAGTTGGTGACCTGGTGCTCATTGCGGACGGCAATACTCCCAGAGGTTCCTGGCCCCGTGGGCGCGTAACAGCAGTCTTCCCTGGTCCTGACGGGGTCATTAGAGTTGCGGATGTACACACTGCGGGAGGCACTTTGCGGCGGCCCCTGCGGAAGCTGGTGAAGCTCCCTCTTTAA